In bacterium, one genomic interval encodes:
- a CDS encoding M20/M25/M40 family metallo-hydrolase translates to MRRNPPWAMVALLLLTAGLAAANTEENLRAHVGYLADDARQGRGIGTPGLREAADYIAAEFRSMGLKPAFEGSFFQPFEMGWGVALGPANHVKLGEARFDTSKGIMPLGFSSAATARGAVVFAGYGITAPEYEYDDFAEVQAEGKIVLCMTGEPGEFDTTSVFEGVSYTTHVTLRAKVSNAKLHGATALLVVEGPIYAGTAAEVLKPPRSDEPYMDCGIPAMRVTRATVSALFPEFDLESVQRFIDANTAPRSLELKSDTVEVAVDISRETVEVRNVAGIIPGDSDVIVIGAHYDHLGLGQSGSLDEKPGEVHNGADDNASGVASILEAARILKAEPIAASVLVVAFTAEEVGLGGSRQIVDHFPLSLDHVRIMMNLDMVGRVRENKLTVIGCKTAEEFPSLVDSAAAKTGLEVTCKGDGYGPSDHMNFYLVDKPVLFLFTGAHEDYHRSSDDADKINYADMTRVANFTADLTRAVDAHEQPLTFVKVSEPAQKGGRFRSSFGSIPDFSQPDSLLGMRLSGVREGGPAAQAGLTRGDLLRRLGKVTINNIYDLTYALQIYAPGDTVIVEFVREDELHSTTAILQPSTR, encoded by the coding sequence ATGAGAAGAAACCCGCCTTGGGCGATGGTCGCGCTGCTGCTGCTAACCGCAGGGCTGGCCGCCGCCAATACCGAAGAAAACCTGCGGGCGCACGTGGGCTATTTGGCCGATGATGCCCGTCAGGGACGGGGGATCGGGACGCCGGGGTTGCGCGAGGCCGCCGACTACATCGCCGCCGAGTTCCGCAGTATGGGACTCAAGCCCGCCTTTGAAGGCAGTTTTTTTCAGCCGTTTGAGATGGGCTGGGGAGTAGCTCTGGGGCCGGCGAATCACGTAAAGCTCGGCGAGGCGCGGTTCGACACCAGCAAGGGCATCATGCCGCTCGGTTTTTCAAGCGCGGCGACGGCGCGCGGAGCGGTGGTCTTCGCCGGTTACGGGATTACCGCGCCCGAATATGAATACGACGACTTCGCCGAAGTCCAAGCCGAGGGCAAGATCGTTCTGTGCATGACCGGAGAGCCCGGCGAGTTCGATACCACCTCGGTCTTTGAAGGAGTGAGCTACACGACTCACGTGACGCTGCGAGCCAAAGTCTCCAACGCCAAATTGCACGGAGCCACGGCGCTGCTGGTCGTGGAAGGCCCGATCTACGCCGGAACCGCCGCCGAGGTGTTGAAGCCGCCGCGTTCCGACGAGCCTTACATGGACTGCGGAATCCCGGCGATGCGGGTCACCCGCGCCACCGTCTCGGCTCTGTTTCCCGAATTCGACCTCGAATCGGTGCAGCGATTCATTGACGCCAACACCGCCCCGCGCAGCCTCGAACTCAAGAGTGACACCGTGGAAGTCGCGGTGGATATCTCTCGCGAGACGGTGGAAGTCCGCAACGTGGCGGGAATCATTCCCGGAGACAGCGACGTTATCGTCATCGGTGCGCACTACGATCATCTCGGACTCGGACAGAGCGGAAGCCTCGACGAGAAACCGGGTGAGGTGCACAACGGAGCCGATGATAACGCAAGCGGAGTGGCGTCCATTCTGGAAGCTGCGCGAATTCTGAAAGCCGAACCCATCGCGGCGTCGGTGCTGGTCGTTGCCTTCACCGCCGAGGAAGTCGGTTTGGGCGGATCGCGGCAAATCGTGGATCATTTTCCGCTTTCCCTCGATCACGTGCGGATCATGATGAATCTCGACATGGTGGGCCGGGTCCGCGAGAACAAACTCACCGTCATCGGCTGCAAGACCGCCGAAGAATTTCCATCACTCGTAGACAGCGCCGCCGCGAAGACCGGACTCGAAGTGACGTGCAAGGGCGACGGTTACGGCCCGTCCGACCACATGAACTTCTACCTCGTGGACAAGCCCGTACTCTTCCTGTTCACGGGAGCGCACGAGGACTATCATCGCTCCAGCGACGACGCCGACAAGATCAACTACGCCGACATGACTCGGGTGGCGAACTTCACGGCCGATCTGACGCGCGCGGTGGATGCGCACGAGCAGCCGCTCACGTTCGTCAAGGTTTCGGAACCGGCACAAAAGGGCGGCAGGTTTCGTTCCTCTTTCGGTTCGATTCCCGATTTTTCACAGCCCGATTCGCTGCTCGGTATGCGGCTCTCGGGAGTCCGCGAAGGCGGCCCCGCCGCTCAGGCCGGGCTGACCCGTGGCGACCTGCTCCGGCGGCTGGGAAAAGTCACGATTAACAACATCTACGACCTCACCTACGCGCTACAAATCTACGCTCCGGGGGATACGGTCATCGTAGAATTCGTGCGCGAAGATGAGCTGCACTCCACTACCGCGATTCTTCAGCCATCCACCCGCTGA
- a CDS encoding Zn-dependent exopeptidase M28, whose product MQDDSGLRKAEFYLRTLCSVLPNRRTGSAGNRAATDFFARTVAQWDYEIETHPFDCLDFSEGTCSLTSDGHSFPVKVSPFSLGCDVTAERVVVSTVEELEHCECRGKLLLMMESLCAEQLMPKNFVFYNPDHHKQIYSLLESQQPAAIITATEKKPELVGALYPFPLIEDGDFDIPSVYCTAEVGREIAAHRNSVFSLKSDARRIPSTAGNVIARNNPGACEKIIICAHIDAYGNAPGASDNASGTVVELLLAEMLADYSGNVGIEIIAFNGEDYYSVGGQMDYLRRYGNDLSTTVVAINIDDVGYVRGKTAYSLYECPPEIQKRARAAFRDLSGMMEGEPWYQGDHMIFVQNRIPAIAITSEYIAELMANYTHSEKDVPEIVDCRKLLEVAHALKRFILSF is encoded by the coding sequence ATGCAAGACGATAGCGGACTGAGGAAAGCGGAGTTTTATCTGAGAACACTGTGCTCGGTTCTCCCCAACCGTCGCACGGGTTCTGCGGGCAATCGCGCTGCCACCGATTTCTTCGCCCGCACCGTTGCGCAATGGGACTACGAGATCGAGACCCATCCGTTTGATTGTCTGGATTTCTCGGAAGGAACGTGCTCGCTCACAAGTGACGGGCATTCATTTCCGGTGAAGGTTAGTCCCTTCTCGCTCGGTTGTGATGTAACAGCGGAACGGGTGGTGGTGTCCACCGTCGAGGAGCTTGAGCACTGCGAGTGCCGGGGAAAACTCCTGCTGATGATGGAATCGCTCTGTGCCGAGCAACTGATGCCCAAGAATTTCGTTTTCTATAATCCCGATCATCACAAACAGATCTACTCGCTTCTGGAGTCCCAGCAACCGGCGGCGATTATCACAGCCACGGAGAAGAAGCCCGAACTGGTGGGAGCTCTTTATCCATTTCCACTGATCGAGGACGGCGATTTCGATATTCCCTCGGTGTATTGCACCGCTGAGGTTGGCCGAGAAATCGCCGCGCATCGAAACTCCGTCTTCTCGTTGAAAAGCGATGCCCGAAGGATTCCCAGCACCGCCGGCAACGTCATCGCACGGAACAATCCCGGTGCCTGCGAGAAGATCATCATTTGCGCCCACATTGACGCCTACGGCAACGCTCCGGGAGCATCTGACAATGCCTCAGGTACGGTCGTCGAGCTGCTGCTCGCGGAAATGCTCGCGGACTACTCGGGCAACGTGGGAATCGAGATCATCGCTTTCAACGGCGAGGATTATTACAGCGTCGGCGGACAGATGGACTACTTGCGTCGCTACGGAAATGACTTGAGCACGACGGTCGTGGCAATCAACATAGACGACGTCGGCTACGTGCGTGGAAAAACCGCCTATTCGCTCTACGAATGTCCACCGGAAATTCAAAAGCGGGCGCGGGCGGCATTCCGGGATTTATCAGGAATGATGGAAGGAGAACCGTGGTATCAGGGGGATCATATGATCTTCGTGCAAAACCGGATTCCGGCCATCGCGATAACGTCCGAGTACATAGCGGAACTTATGGCCAACTACACACATAGCGAAAAAGACGTTCCCGAAATCGTGGATTGCCGGAAACTACTTGAGGTTGCGCACGCCCTGAAACGATTCATCCTGAGTTTCTGA